The genomic interval ATCTCGGTCACCGGGCCTGCCGTGGGGGCCAACTGGCTGGAGGCGAGCTGGATTTCGCAGGCTCGGTTCAGGTAGTACATGACGCAAAACGCATCGGCCACGGTGCTACCCACCGACAGCAGGCCGTGGTGGCGCAGCACCAGCGCAATGTTGGAGCCCAGCGCCTGCTGGATGCGCACCCGCTCGCCCAGGTCAAAGGCCACGCCCTCGTAGGCATGGACACCTACCCGGCCATAGAACTCGGTGCTGATCTGGTTGAGCTGCAACAGCCCGCCCTCGCAGGCCGCCACGGCCATGCCCGCCAGCGTGTGGGTGTGGATGACGCAGTGGGCATCGGCGCGGCCACCGTGCACCGCGCTGTGCACGGTGAAGCCCGCCACGTTGTAGTCGGCGCTGCCCGAGACCACGCGGCCCTGCATGTCCACCACCAGCAGATCGCTGGCGCGCACCTCTTCGAACAGGCGGCCAAACGGGTTGATCAGGAACCGCTCGGGCCCGCCATCGGACGGCAGCCGGGCCGAGAAATGGGTGTAGAGCGTGTCGTCCCAGCCAAACAGCGCGGCCAGGCGGTAGGCGGCGGCCAGGTCGCGGCGCAGGGTGGCTTCGTCAGAGGTCATGCTGGCAGTCCCATGAAGCGGCGCACACGTTGCGTGGTGGCATCGGGTGCGTCGGGTTGTTGTATGTGCTGGGGCGTGGCATCCAGCTGGATCAGGCCGTTTTCCATGAACAGCACGCGGTTGGAGATGGCCAGGGCGAAGTCCATCTCGTGGGTCACGATGACCATGGTCATACCCTCTTGCGCCAGGTCCTGGATGACCTTCAGCACCTCGCCCACCAGCTCGGGGTCCAGGGCCGAGGTGGGTTCGTCGAACAGCATTACATCCGGCTCCATGGCCAGGGCCCGGGCAATCGCCACGCGCTGCTGCTGGCCACCCGAGAGCTGGTGCGGGTATTTGTGCTGGTGGGCCAGCAGGCCGACCTTGTCCAGCAGTTGCAGCGCCTGGGTGTGGCGCACGCTGGCATCTGCGGGCTGGGCGTGGTAGCGCGGGGCCAGCAGCACGTTGTCGAGCACGCTGAGGTGGGGGAATAGGTTGAAATTCTGGAAAGCCATGCCGATGCGGCGAATGCCCCCGCGCACCCGGCTGCTGTCCAGCGACTCGTGGGCATGGATGTAGCTCTCGCCAAACAGGATGATCTCGCCCTGGTCGATAAATTCCAGGCCGTTGATGGTGCGGATCAGCGAGGTTTTGCCCGAACCCGACGGGCCGATGATGGAGATCACCTCGCCCGCGCCCACCTGCAGATGGATGCCCTTGAGCACCTGGTGGCTGCCGTAGGCTTTGTGGATGTTGCGCAGCTCCAGGGCCGCAGGCTGGCCGGGGGCCGCCGCCACAGGGTGCAGGGCCGCCGGGCCGCCCAGTGAGGTGCGCAGCGTGGCGCAGGCGGCATCGTCCAGCGTGGTGGGATGGCGCTTTTGCAGGTCCAGCTTTTTCTCGACCCAGCCCAGCAGCGTGCTGAAGATGGTGACCAGCATCACGTAGTACACCGCCACGCCCAGCAGGGTTTCCATCACCAGAAAGTTTTGCGAATACAGGCGCAGCCCGGTCATCAGCAGCTCGGGCAGCGAGATCACCGACACCAGCGAGGTGAGCTTGATGATGGTGACGTATTCGTTGATCAAGGTGGGCAGCGCGATGCGAAACGCCTGCGGCACCACAATCAAACGCATGGCCCCAAACCGACCAAACGCCAGCGCCCGCCCCGCCTCGCGCTGCCCGCGCGCCACCGACAGCAGGCCGCCGCGGTGGATCTCGGCCATGTAGGCGGCTTCGGTCAGCACCATGGCCACCAGCCCGGCAAAAAACGGCTCGCCGATCACGCTGCGGCTGGCCGGCAGTATCTGCGGCAGGTTGAATACAAACACCACCAGCACCAGCAGCGGCACACTGCGAAACAGCCAGATGTAGACCCCGGCCAGCGCGCTGATCCAGCGGGTGGTGGAGATGCGGGCGCAGGCCAGAAAAAAGCCCAGCACCATGCCCAGCACCCAGGACAGCGAGCCCAGCTGCACCACCGTTACACACGCCCGCCAGAAGATCCCCATGGAAAACAAGGACCAAAAATACGACCAATCTAATTCCATGCGGATGCTCCTGGGGGTGGGGCTAATTACTTGGCTACAACCGGCTCAAGTTCGTACTTGGCAATCAAGGCCGCGTACTCGCCATTGGCTTGCGCTGCCGCCAGGGCCTTTTCCAGCGCCTGGTACAGGGCGGTGTTGCCCTTCTTCACGT from Comamonadaceae bacterium OS-1 carries:
- the mtnB gene encoding methylthioribulose-1-phosphate dehydratase — protein: MTSDEATLRRDLAAAYRLAALFGWDDTLYTHFSARLPSDGGPERFLINPFGRLFEEVRASDLLVVDMQGRVVSGSADYNVAGFTVHSAVHGGRADAHCVIHTHTLAGMAVAACEGGLLQLNQISTEFYGRVGVHAYEGVAFDLGERVRIQQALGSNIALVLRHHGLLSVGSTVADAFCVMYYLNRACEIQLASSQLAPTAGPVTEIPSHLSQHACEQLQSVEHERQILWQAWLRKLDRIDPSYRD
- the btuD_9 gene encoding vitamin B12 import ATP-binding protein BtuD, giving the protein MELDWSYFWSLFSMGIFWRACVTVVQLGSLSWVLGMVLGFFLACARISTTRWISALAGVYIWLFRSVPLLVLVVFVFNLPQILPASRSVIGEPFFAGLVAMVLTEAAYMAEIHRGGLLSVARGQREAGRALAFGRFGAMRLIVVPQAFRIALPTLINEYVTIIKLTSLVSVISLPELLMTGLRLYSQNFLVMETLLGVAVYYVMLVTIFSTLLGWVEKKLDLQKRHPTTLDDAACATLRTSLGGPAALHPVAAAPGQPAALELRNIHKAYGSHQVLKGIHLQVGAGEVISIIGPSGSGKTSLIRTINGLEFIDQGEIILFGESYIHAHESLDSSRVRGGIRRIGMAFQNFNLFPHLSVLDNVLLAPRYHAQPADASVRHTQALQLLDKVGLLAHQHKYPHQLSGGQQQRVAIARALAMEPDVMLFDEPTSALDPELVGEVLKVIQDLAQEGMTMVIVTHEMDFALAISNRVLFMENGLIQLDATPQHIQQPDAPDATTQRVRRFMGLPA